One segment of Dermochelys coriacea isolate rDerCor1 chromosome 5, rDerCor1.pri.v4, whole genome shotgun sequence DNA contains the following:
- the GZMA gene encoding LOW QUALITY PROTEIN: granzyme A (The sequence of the model RefSeq protein was modified relative to this genomic sequence to represent the inferred CDS: substituted 1 base at 1 genomic stop codon), producing MQEQTAAIMGLLFTLTASATIILLVIPGDCVDIIGGIQXPPHSRPYMALIKGKDSCGGALIKKNWVLTAAHCKCNDKGTVILGAHSLSKKEKEQQIFTIERSIRYPCFNKQEKENDIMLLQLKQTATINKAVKTIKLPNTDTDPKPGTNCQVAGWGIIKNQERKPSDILREVNITIIDRRTCNDQNYYNYKPIITMNMVCAGDKNGGKDTCVGDSGGPLICNGELKGITSFGKTKKCGAVQSPGVYTRLTKTHLLWIKKTIGGDL from the exons ATGCAAGAACAAACTGCAGCAATAATGGGGCTTCTCTTCACTTTGACTGCTTCTGCTACCATTATTCTCCTGGTAATTCCCGGAG attgtGTGGATATCATTGGAGGCATCCAGTGACCTCCACATTCAAGACCATATATGGCCCTAATCAAAGGGAAAGACTCTTGTGGAGGAGCTTTGATCAAAAAGAATTGGGTGTTAACGGCAGCCCATTGTAAATGTAA TGATAAAGGCACAGTTATTCTTGGAGCTCATTCACtttcaaagaaagagaaagaacaaCAGATTTTTACGATTGAAAGATCAATTCGCTACCCATGCTTTAATaagcaggaaaaagaaaatgacattatgcTTCTGCAG CTTAAACAGACAGCAACAATTAATAAAGCTGTGAAAACCATTAAGCTACCTAACACAGACACTGATCCCAAACCAGGAACAAATTGCCAAGTAGCAGGATGGGGAATAATTAAGAATCAAGAGCGTAAGCCTTCTGATATCTTGAGGGAAGTCAACATCACCATCATCGACAGAAGAACCTGCAATGATCAGAATTACTATAATTATAAACCCATTATAACTATGAACATGGTGTGTGCTGGAGATAAGAACGGAGGAAAAGACACATGTGTT GGGGATTCTGGTGGTCCTTTGATATGTAATGGTGAATTGAAAGGCATCACCTCCTTTGGCAAGACAAAGAAGTGCGGTGCTGTTCAAAGCCCTGGTGTCTATACTCGTCTTACGAAGACGCATCTTCTCTGGATAAAGAAAACCATAGGGGGTGACTTATAG